A stretch of the Erinaceus europaeus chromosome 1, mEriEur2.1, whole genome shotgun sequence genome encodes the following:
- the PYGB gene encoding glycogen phosphorylase, brain form: MAKPLTDSEKRKQISVRGIAGLGDVGEVRKSFNRHLHFTLVKDRNVATPRDYYFALAHTVRDHLVGRWIRTQQHYYERDPKRIYYLSLEFYMGRTLQNTMVNLGLQNACDEAIYQLGLDLEELEEIEEDAGLGNGGLGRLAACFLDSMATLGLAAYGYGIRYEFGIFNQKIVNGWQVEEADDWLRYGNPWEKARPEYMLPVHFYGRVQHTEAGVQWLDTQVVLAMPYDTPVPGYKNNTVNTMRLWSAKAPNDFKLQDFNVGGYVEAVLDRNLAENISRVLYPNDNFFEGKELRLKQEYFVVAATLQDIIRRFKSSKFGCRDPVRTCFETFPDKVAIQLNDTHPALAIPELMRILVDVERMDWDKAWEITKKTCAYTNHTVLPEALERWPVSMFEKLLPRHLEIIYAINQRHLDHVAALFPGDVARLRRMSIIEEGDCKRINMAHLCVVGSHAVNGVARIHSDIVKQSVFKDFHELEPNKFQNKTNGITPRRWLLLCNPGLADTIAEKIGEGFLTDLSQLKKLLPLVKDEAFVRDVAKIKQENKLKFSAFLEKEYKVKINPSSLFDVHVKRIHEYKRQLLNCLHVVTLYNRIKKDPTKAFVPRTVMIGGKAAPGYHMAKMIIKLVTSISDVVNRDPVVGDRLRVIFLENYRVSLAEKVIPAADLSEQISTAGTEASGTGNMKFMLNGALTIGTMDGANVEMAEEAGPDNLFIFGLRVEDVEALDRKGYNALEYYERLPELRQAVDQIGSGFFSPQEPDCFRGLVDMLLHHDRFKVFADYAAYLDCQAQVEQLYRKPMEWTRKVIRNIACSGKFSSDRTITEYAREIWGVEPSDLQIPPPNLPKD; this comes from the exons CGCATCTACTACCTCTCCCTGGAATTCTACATGGGCCGCACGCTACAGAACACCATGGTGAACCTGGGTCTGCAAAATGCGTGTGATGAAGCCATCTACCAG TTGGGACTGGACTTGGAAGAACTGGAGGAGATAGAAGAGGATGCAGGCCTTGGAAATGGAGGCCTGGGGAGACTGGCAG CCTGCTTCCTGGACTCCATGGCTACCCTGGGCCTGGCAGCATACGGCTACGGGATCCGCTATGAGTTTGGTATCTTCAACCAGAAGATTGTCAACGGCTGGCAG gtggaggaggCGGATGACTGGCTGCGCTATGGGAACCCCTGGGAGAAGGCGAGGCCTGAGTACATGCTTCCAGTGCACTTCTACGGACGCGTGCAGCACACGGAGGCCGGTGTGCAGTGGCTGGACACGCAG GTGGTGTTGGCCATGCCCTATGACACCCCAGTGCCGGGCTACAAGAACAACACTGTTAACACCATGCGGCTCTGGTCTGCCAAGGCCCCCAACGACTTCAAGCTCCAAGACT TCAACGTGGGCGGCTATGTGGAGGCGGTGCTGGACAGGAACCTGGCTGAGAACATCTCCAGAGTCCTGTACCCCAACGACAAC TTCTTTGAGGGGAAGGAGCTTCGCCTAAAGCAGGAGTACTTTGTAGTGGCCGCCACCCTGCAGGACATCATCCGCCGCTTCAAGTCCTCCAAGTTTGGTTGCCGGGACCCAGTGAGAACCTGTTTTGAGACATTCCCTGACAAG GTGGCCATCCAGCTGAATGACACACACCCAGCCCTCGCCATCCCTGAGCTCATGCGCATCCTGGTGGACGTGGAGAGGATGGACTGGGACAAG gcctgggagatcACAAAGAAGACTTGTGCGTACACCAACCACACAGTGCTGCCTGAGGCCTTGGAGCGCTGGCCTGTGTCTATGTTTGAGAAACTGCTTCCCCGGCACCTGGAGATCATCTATGCCATCAACCAGAGGCACCTGGAC CACGTGGCAGCCCTATTCCCTGGGGATGTGGCCCGGCTGCGCAGGATGTCCATCATCGAGGAGGGGGACTGCAAGCGCATCAACATGGCCCACCTGTGCGTGGTGGGGTCCCATGCCGTGAATGGTGTCGCCCGCATCCACTCGGATATCGTGAAGCAGTCAGT CTTCAAGGATTTCCACGAGCTGGAACCCAACAAGTTCCAGAATAAGACCAACGGTATCACCCCCCGGCGCTGGCTGCTGCTGTGCAACCCAGGGCTGGCCGACACCATCGCAGAG AAAATCGGGGAGGGCTTCCTGACGGACCTCAGCCAGTTGAAGAAGCTGCTGCCGCTGGTAAAGGACGAAGCCTTTGTGCGGGACGTGGCCAAGATCAAGCAG GAGAACAAGCTCAAGTTCTCAGCCTTCCTGGAGAAGGAATACAAGGTGAAGATCAACCCCTCGTCCTTGTTTGATGTGCACGTCAAGAGGATCCACGAGTACAAGCGGCAGCTGCTGAACTGCTTGCATGTCGTCACCCTGTACAATA GGATAAAGAAGGACCCTACCAAGGCCTTTGTGCCCAGGACGGTGATGATTGGAGGCAAG gcggCTCCCGGCTACCACATGGCTAAGATGATCATCAagctggtcacctccatcagtgACGTGGTCAACCGGGACCCGGTGGTGGGTGACCGCCTCAGGGTTATCTTCTTGGAGAACTACCGAGTGTCGTTGGCCGAGAAAG TGATCCCGGCTGCTGACCTGTCTGAGCAGATCTCCACAGCGGGCACTGAGGCCTCAGGCACCGGCAACATGAAGTTTATGCTTAATGGGGCACTGACCATCGGCACCATGGATGGCGCCAACGTGGAGATGGCTGAGGAGGCTGGGCCTGACAACCTCTTCATCTTCGGGCTGCGCGTGGAGGATGTGGAAGCCCTGGATCGGAAGGG GTACAACGCCCTTGAGTACTATGAGCGCCTGCCAGAGCTGCGCCAGGCTGTGGACCAGATCGGGAGTGGCTTCTTCTCACCCCAGGAGCCAGACTGcttcaggggcctggtggacatGCTGCTACACCATGACAG GTTCAAGGTATTTGCAGATTATGCGGCGTACCTGGACTGCCAGGCCCAGGTGGAGCAGCTGTACCGG AAGCCCATGGAGTGGACCAGGAAAGTCATCAGGAATATCGCCTGCTCCGGCAAGTTCTCCAGCGACCGCACCATCACAGAGTATGCCCGGGAGATCTGGGGCGTGGAGCCCTCGGACCTGCAGATCCCGCCCCCCAACCTGCCCAAGGACTAG